In one Ictalurus furcatus strain D&B chromosome 10, Billie_1.0, whole genome shotgun sequence genomic region, the following are encoded:
- the c10h19orf44 gene encoding uncharacterized protein C19orf44 homolog isoform X1: MWTRGGIRSSALDRAKAQLSGQRVTNSGTLRDDKRENVVSASFGKVLQSRQMPVHSLSDLSSGAESEKQNYHAHPDKTEPVEQFGMGGGSRFLKKNVNRQSSSADTSKDKFIPQRGSQSVALSRLVLIEDRFRNRTNSKLGVDTVADHKSSLSVQSSSELSATNRSHFLKKKTSSPNSQKESERPHTDICMGPTHSVSLMQKGASVDSDEEDMRKLLGESFESPDGVKDMRRTETSPQRAVKTYRKNSKEVDVPAPEHKEKQPVQSAFAAQHYKSPSPSPPSSRKISSPSRPFSQRADLNSSLSSAPDHSEIRSLEELFPIASDHDDTQSERSVLSDDFKLNVMTLDDLAPDTLNIAGLSKEKSAASPRELSVFSAGEILHKPVDEPAWYESDFESEIQTEMAQSVDDISEHLSGGSEHSFVASEPQSLSAKSNGDDDDYMLSGKPSKSESVHYSRSESSLSHGRCSDTPSYSSDATHTHTNPQSPGVRRPKKDATVQTQAEGLAYMWSSGQSVLDPSVGMSYTDPTPVASHMISTEAMEALTAYSPAVFALNDMLRQQLTLTRSFIQSSRHLHQAMLESLGPADYRYTTLEDTKEFIRCNRPPKLTLEDALEEVLQEMRDYHYI; the protein is encoded by the exons atgtggaCTCGTGGAGGCATCCGCAGTTCAGCTCTGGACAGGGCAAAGGCTCAGCTCTCTGGACAGAGAGTCACAAACAGCGGAACATTAAGGGATGATAAAAGAGAAAACGTGGTCAGT GCCAGCTTTGGAAAAGTCCTGCAATCCAGACAGATGCCTGTGCACAGCCTAAGTGATCTCTCCTCAGGCGCTGAAAGTGAAAAGCAAAATTATCATGCTCATCCTGATAAAACAGAGCCAGTAGAACAGTTTGGCATGGGTGGTGGAAGTAGATTTCTAAAGAAGAATGTTAACAGACAGTCGTCATCTGCTGACACAAGCAAGGACAAGTTCATCCCTCAGCGTGGCTCACAGAGTGTGGCACTAAGCAGACTCGTGCTGATCGAAGACCGCTTCAGAAATCGTACAAACAGCAAGCTTGGCGTagacactgttgcagaccacaAATCCAGTCTCTCTGTCCAGTCCAGCAGTGAGCTGAGTGCCACCAACAGGAGCCATTtccttaaaaagaaaacatccagTCCTAACAGTCAGAAGGAGTCTGAGAGGCCACATACAGATATTTGCATGGGCCCTACACACTCAGTGTCTCTTATGCAAAAAGGTGCGAGTGTAGACAGCGATGAAGAAGACATGCGTAAACTCCTAGGAGAATCCTTCGAATCACCAGATGGAGTCAAAGACATGAGACGGACAGAGACGAGTCCTCAGCGGGCTGTTAAG ACATACAGGAAAAATAGTAAAGAGGTTGACGTGCCTGCTCCCGAGCATAAAGAAAAGCAGCCAGTTCAGTCAGCATTCGCAGCACAGCATTATAAGAGCCCCTCTCCATCACCACCGTCATCTCGTAAAATCTCCTCACCCAGCAGGCCTTTCTCCCAGAGAGCTGACCTCAACTCGTCACTGTCCTCAGCGCCAGATCACAGTGAGATTAGGTCCCTTGAGGAGCTTTTCCCCATTGCCTCTGATCATGATGACACGCAGAGTGAGAGAAGTGTGCTATCTGATG ATTTCAAGTTAAATGTGATGACGCTGGACGATTTGGCTCCTGATACCCTTAATATAGCTGGATTATCAAAAGAAAAG TCTGCTGCGAGTCCCCGGGAGCTCAGTGTGTTCTCAGCCGGAGAGATCCTGCACAAGCCTGTGGATGAACCAGCGTGGTACGAGAGTGACTTCGAGAGTGAGATCCAGACCGAAATGGCTCAGAGTGTGGACGACATCTCCGAGCATCTCTCTGGTGGAAGTGAACATTCCTTTGTAGCTTCTGAGCCTCAGTCTCTCTCAGCTAAATCAAAcggcgatgatgatgattacaTGCTCTCAGGAAAGCCTTCCAAGTCCGAGAGTGTCCATTACAGTAGATCTGAGTCCAGTTTAAGCCACGGCAGATGCTCTGACACCCCGTCCTACTCCAGTGACGCCACGCATACTCACACCAATCCACAGAGTCCCGGTGTGAGACGACCCAAGAAGGATGCCACAGTGCAGACGCAAGCAGAGGGACTCGCTTATATGTGGTCTTCTG GTCAGTCTGTACTGGACCCATCAGTAGGAATGTCCTACACGGATCCAACGCCTGTGGCGAGTCACATGATCAGCACTGAAGCTATGGAAG CATTAACGGCGTACAGTCCTGCTGTGTTTGCTCTGAACGACATGCTGAGGCAGCAGCTCACACTGACCAGGAGCTTCATCCAGTCCAGCAGGCATTTACACCAAGCCATGCTTGAGTCCCTGGGGCCCGCCGACTACAGATACACCACGCTGGAGGACACGAAGGAG tttATCCGTTGTAACAGGCCTCCTAAGCTGACCTTGGAGGATGCACTGGAGGAGGTGCTGCAGGAGATGAGGGACTATCACTATATTTGA
- the calr3a gene encoding calreticulin 3a, protein MKISLALFAVYAVGITVDATVFFKEQFLDGEGFKSRWLESKHKSDYGQWKLSAGKFYGDAELDKGLQTSQDARFYALSSRFEPFSNEGKPLVIQFTVKHEQKIDCGGGYVKIFPADLDQADMHGESQYYLMFGPDICGYSTKKVHVIFNYKGQNHLIKKDIRCKDDEFTNLYTLILRPDQTYEVKINNEKVESGSLEEDWDFLPPKKIKDPEAKKPEDWDDRAKIDDPEDTKPEDWDKPENIPDPDAKKPDDWDEDMDGVWEPPMIPNPEYKGEWKPKQIDNPNYKGTWEHPEINNPDYTPDTSIYKYDNIGVLGLDLWQVKSGTIFDNFLITDDVKEAEDFGKETWGATKGPEKKMKDKQEEEERKQREEEEKNKKESEGDEGDDDEPEDEQEEDVEEETPEEPNLLDDEEDEEDKPSKDEL, encoded by the exons atgaaaatttCCCTTGCACTTTTTGCCGTATATGCTGTCGGTATCACTGTCGACGCGACGGTGTTTTTCAAGGAGCAGTTTCTGGATGGAG AAGGATTTAAAAGTCGATGGTTGGAGTCCAAGCACAAATCAGACTATGGACAGTGGAAACTCTCTGCAGGAAAGTTCTATGGTGATGCAGAGCTCGACAAAG GTCTTCAGACAAGCCAGGATGCCCGGTTTTATGCCCTGTCCAGTCGGTTTGAGCCTTTCAGCAATGAAGGTAAACCTCTGGTGATTCAGTTCACAGTGAAACACGAGCAGAAGATCGACTGCGGAGGTGGCTATGTAAAAATCTTCCCAGCTGATCTGGACCAGGCTGACATGCATGGCGAATCTCAGTATTACCTCATGTTTG GTCCTGACATCTGTGGCTACAGCACCAAGAAAGTGCACGTCATTTTTAACTACAAAGGACAGAACCATCTGATCAAGAAAGACATCCGATGCAAA GATGACGAGTTCACAAACCTGTACACACTGATCCTGCGGCCCGACCAGACCTACGAAGTGAAAATCAACAATGAGAAAGTGGAGTCGGGGTCTCTGGAGGAGGACTGGGACTTCCTTCCTCCCAAAAAGATCAAGGATCCAGAGGCAAAGAAGCCTGAGGACTGGGACGACCGCGCCAAAATCGACGATCCTGAGGACACAAAACCAGAG GACTGGGATAAACCCGAGAACATTCCTGATCCTGATGCCAAGAAGCCCGATGACTGGGACGAAGATATGGACGGCGTGTGGGAGCCACCCATGATCCCTAACCCCGAGTACAAG ggTGAATGGAAACCTAAGCAGATCGACAACCCCAACTACAAAGGAACGTGGGAGCATCCTGAGATCAACAACCCAGATTATACACCAGATACTTCAATTTACAAATATGACAATATTGGAGTTCTCGGATTGGACCTGTGGCAG GTCAAATCTGGTACCATCTTTGATAATTTCCTGATCACTGACGATGTCAAGGAGGCAGAAGATTTTGGCAAAGAGACGTGGGGAGCCACAAAG GGCCCAGAGAAGAAGATGAAGGATaagcaggaagaggaggagaggaagcagagggaagaggaggagaagaacaaGAAGGAAAGCGAAGGTGACGAGGGAGATGACGACGAACCCGAAGACGAACAAGAAGAGGACGTGGAGGAGGAAACTCCAGAGGAGCCCAACCTGCTGGACGATGAAGAAGATGAGGAAGATAAGCCTTCTAAAGACGAATTGTAG
- the c10h19orf44 gene encoding uncharacterized protein C19orf44 homolog isoform X2 has translation MWTRGGIRSSALDRAKAQLSGQRVTNSGTLRDDKRENVVSASFGKVLQSRQMPVHSLSDLSSGAESEKQNYHAHPDKTEPVEQFGMGGGSRFLKKNVNRQSSSADTSKDKFIPQRGSQSVALSRLVLIEDRFRNRTNSKLGVDTVADHKSSLSVQSSSELSATNRSHFLKKKTSSPNSQKESERPHTDICMGPTHSVSLMQKGASVDSDEEDMRKLLGESFESPDGVKDMRRTETSPQRAVKTYRKNSKEVDVPAPEHKEKQPVQSAFAAQHYKSPSPSPPSSRKISSPSRPFSQRADLNSSLSSAPDHSEIRSLEELFPIASDHDDTQSERSVLSDDFKLNVMTLDDLAPDTLNIAGLSKEKSAASPRELSVFSAGEILHKPVDEPAWYESDFESEIQTEMAQSVDDISEHLSGGSEHSFVASEPQSLSAKSNGDDDDYMLSGKPSKSESVHYSRSESSLSHGRCSDTPSYSSDATHTHTNPQSPGVRRPKKDATVQTQAEGLAYMWSSGQSVLDPSVGMSYTDPTPVASHMISTEAMEALTAYSPAVFALNDMLRQQLTLTRSFIQSSRHLHQAMLESLGPADYRYTTLEDTKEVKIS, from the exons atgtggaCTCGTGGAGGCATCCGCAGTTCAGCTCTGGACAGGGCAAAGGCTCAGCTCTCTGGACAGAGAGTCACAAACAGCGGAACATTAAGGGATGATAAAAGAGAAAACGTGGTCAGT GCCAGCTTTGGAAAAGTCCTGCAATCCAGACAGATGCCTGTGCACAGCCTAAGTGATCTCTCCTCAGGCGCTGAAAGTGAAAAGCAAAATTATCATGCTCATCCTGATAAAACAGAGCCAGTAGAACAGTTTGGCATGGGTGGTGGAAGTAGATTTCTAAAGAAGAATGTTAACAGACAGTCGTCATCTGCTGACACAAGCAAGGACAAGTTCATCCCTCAGCGTGGCTCACAGAGTGTGGCACTAAGCAGACTCGTGCTGATCGAAGACCGCTTCAGAAATCGTACAAACAGCAAGCTTGGCGTagacactgttgcagaccacaAATCCAGTCTCTCTGTCCAGTCCAGCAGTGAGCTGAGTGCCACCAACAGGAGCCATTtccttaaaaagaaaacatccagTCCTAACAGTCAGAAGGAGTCTGAGAGGCCACATACAGATATTTGCATGGGCCCTACACACTCAGTGTCTCTTATGCAAAAAGGTGCGAGTGTAGACAGCGATGAAGAAGACATGCGTAAACTCCTAGGAGAATCCTTCGAATCACCAGATGGAGTCAAAGACATGAGACGGACAGAGACGAGTCCTCAGCGGGCTGTTAAG ACATACAGGAAAAATAGTAAAGAGGTTGACGTGCCTGCTCCCGAGCATAAAGAAAAGCAGCCAGTTCAGTCAGCATTCGCAGCACAGCATTATAAGAGCCCCTCTCCATCACCACCGTCATCTCGTAAAATCTCCTCACCCAGCAGGCCTTTCTCCCAGAGAGCTGACCTCAACTCGTCACTGTCCTCAGCGCCAGATCACAGTGAGATTAGGTCCCTTGAGGAGCTTTTCCCCATTGCCTCTGATCATGATGACACGCAGAGTGAGAGAAGTGTGCTATCTGATG ATTTCAAGTTAAATGTGATGACGCTGGACGATTTGGCTCCTGATACCCTTAATATAGCTGGATTATCAAAAGAAAAG TCTGCTGCGAGTCCCCGGGAGCTCAGTGTGTTCTCAGCCGGAGAGATCCTGCACAAGCCTGTGGATGAACCAGCGTGGTACGAGAGTGACTTCGAGAGTGAGATCCAGACCGAAATGGCTCAGAGTGTGGACGACATCTCCGAGCATCTCTCTGGTGGAAGTGAACATTCCTTTGTAGCTTCTGAGCCTCAGTCTCTCTCAGCTAAATCAAAcggcgatgatgatgattacaTGCTCTCAGGAAAGCCTTCCAAGTCCGAGAGTGTCCATTACAGTAGATCTGAGTCCAGTTTAAGCCACGGCAGATGCTCTGACACCCCGTCCTACTCCAGTGACGCCACGCATACTCACACCAATCCACAGAGTCCCGGTGTGAGACGACCCAAGAAGGATGCCACAGTGCAGACGCAAGCAGAGGGACTCGCTTATATGTGGTCTTCTG GTCAGTCTGTACTGGACCCATCAGTAGGAATGTCCTACACGGATCCAACGCCTGTGGCGAGTCACATGATCAGCACTGAAGCTATGGAAG CATTAACGGCGTACAGTCCTGCTGTGTTTGCTCTGAACGACATGCTGAGGCAGCAGCTCACACTGACCAGGAGCTTCATCCAGTCCAGCAGGCATTTACACCAAGCCATGCTTGAGTCCCTGGGGCCCGCCGACTACAGATACACCACGCTGGAGGACACGAAGGAGGTAAAGATCTCTTAA